One Pseudonocardia sediminis DNA window includes the following coding sequences:
- a CDS encoding DUF5703 family protein — protein sequence MSGDVTEDAGEGNPWAGRRDGDGWTDDRWEYRPVRIDGEVSRATAAVRLAIQAEFSGWELSRVRLYPGNVRKIVLRRKRTHPLQPEPSF from the coding sequence GTGAGCGGAGACGTGACGGAGGATGCCGGCGAGGGGAATCCCTGGGCCGGGAGGCGGGACGGCGACGGCTGGACCGACGACCGGTGGGAGTACCGCCCGGTGCGGATCGACGGTGAGGTCTCCCGTGCGACCGCCGCCGTCCGGCTGGCGATCCAGGCGGAGTTCTCCGGCTGGGAGCTGTCCCGGGTGCGGCTCTACCCGGGCAACGTGCGCAAGATCGTCCTGCGACGCAAGCGCACGCACCCGCTGCAGCCGGAGCCCTCCTTCTAG
- a CDS encoding aldo/keto reductase: MQRRAVGASGLQVSRIGLGTMTWGDDTGVEAAGEQLRAFTEEGGTLVETADDYGGGVAQQVLGGLLGDVVRREDVVVAGRGSPPPGPLGEHASRATLLSCLDATLRRLGTDHLDLWQIPGWDTRVPLEETLSAVQIAVYSGRVRYAGLVAPRGWQLATVVERSAPLGNVARPVSAQVEYSLLARDPEIELLPAAEHHGIGLIAWAPLGRGVLTGKYKSGTPADSRAASAVLAGYVEARRTERSARIVQAVLTAADGLGTSPLSVALAWVRDRPGVAAAVVGARDAAQLRASMAAERLMLPAEIRTALDDVSEPV; encoded by the coding sequence GTGCAACGCAGAGCGGTCGGCGCGAGCGGGCTCCAGGTGTCCCGCATCGGCCTCGGCACCATGACATGGGGGGACGACACCGGCGTCGAGGCGGCCGGTGAGCAGCTGCGCGCGTTCACCGAGGAGGGCGGCACGCTCGTCGAGACCGCCGACGACTACGGCGGCGGCGTCGCGCAGCAGGTGCTGGGCGGCCTGCTCGGCGACGTGGTGCGCCGCGAGGACGTCGTCGTCGCCGGGCGGGGCTCCCCGCCGCCCGGGCCGCTGGGTGAGCACGCGTCGCGCGCCACGCTCCTGAGCTGCCTGGACGCGACGCTGCGGCGGCTGGGCACCGACCACCTCGACCTGTGGCAGATCCCCGGCTGGGACACCCGGGTCCCGCTGGAGGAGACGCTGTCCGCGGTGCAGATCGCGGTCTACTCCGGCCGGGTCCGCTACGCCGGGCTCGTCGCCCCGCGCGGCTGGCAGCTGGCCACCGTCGTCGAACGGTCGGCGCCGCTGGGCAACGTCGCGCGTCCGGTCTCGGCCCAGGTCGAGTACTCGCTGCTGGCACGCGACCCGGAGATCGAGCTGCTGCCGGCCGCCGAGCACCACGGGATCGGGCTGATCGCCTGGGCACCGCTCGGGCGCGGGGTGCTGACCGGCAAGTACAAGAGCGGCACCCCGGCCGACTCGCGCGCCGCCTCGGCGGTGCTGGCGGGGTACGTGGAGGCCCGGCGGACCGAACGGTCGGCGCGGATCGTGCAGGCCGTCCTGACCGCCGCCGACGGGCTCGGGACGTCGCCGCTGTCGGTGGCGCTGGCCTGGGTGCGCGACCGCCCGGGGGTGGCCGCGGCCGTCGTCGGGGCCCGGGACGCCGCACAGCTGCGGGCGTCGATGGCCGCCGAACGACTGATGCTCCCGGCCGAGATCCGCACCGCCCTCGACGACGTCAGCGAGCCCGTCTGA
- a CDS encoding MFS transporter: MLNKSAAPHPTRYKWIALSNTTIGVLIVTINMSILLIALPDIFRGIGINPLSPDNIDYLLWLIMGYLVVTAVLVVSFGRLGDMFGRTRMYNLGFAVFTVFSVLLAATWMQGDAAAIWLIVMRVLQGVGGALLLANSTAILTDAFPTHQRGLALGINSVAAIAGSFMGLVVGGVLAPINWHLVFLVSVPVGVFGTVWAYLKLHDTGVRRAARIDWWGNATFAVGLVAVLMGITYGIQPYGGEVMGWTSPLVLTLIIGGILVLGVFARIERRVADPMFHIDLFRIRAFTAGNVANLLAALGRGGLQFILIIWLQGIWLPEHGYAFESTPLWAGIYMVPLTIGFLVAGPVSGVLSDRYGARAFATIGMVVAAASFLALLAVPVDFDYRLFAGILAVNGLAMGLFSSPNRAAIMNSLPADQRGVGAGMTSTFQNAATVLSIGVFFSMLILGLSTSLPETMFAGLTAQGVPAAAAQQVADLPPVGTLFAALLGYNPIATLLGPQVLAGLGPAQAQFLTGREFFPQLISGPFADGLTFALGFAAVACLIAAVSSLLRGGRYQHEETPEPTPARPEPART; this comes from the coding sequence ATGCTCAACAAATCCGCCGCACCGCACCCGACCCGCTACAAGTGGATCGCGCTGTCGAACACGACCATCGGCGTGCTGATCGTGACGATCAACATGTCGATCCTGCTGATCGCCCTGCCGGACATCTTCCGCGGCATCGGGATCAACCCGCTGTCCCCGGACAACATCGACTACCTGCTCTGGCTGATCATGGGCTACCTCGTGGTGACGGCCGTGCTGGTGGTCAGCTTCGGCCGGCTCGGCGACATGTTCGGCCGGACCCGGATGTACAACCTGGGCTTCGCGGTGTTCACCGTGTTCTCGGTGCTGCTCGCCGCGACCTGGATGCAGGGCGACGCGGCGGCGATCTGGCTGATCGTGATGCGCGTGCTGCAGGGCGTCGGCGGCGCGCTCCTGCTGGCGAACTCGACGGCGATCCTCACCGACGCCTTCCCCACCCACCAGCGCGGGCTCGCGCTGGGCATCAACTCGGTCGCGGCCATCGCCGGCTCGTTCATGGGCCTGGTCGTCGGCGGCGTGCTGGCACCGATCAACTGGCATCTGGTGTTCCTGGTGTCGGTGCCGGTCGGGGTGTTCGGCACGGTCTGGGCCTATCTCAAGCTCCACGACACCGGCGTCCGCAGGGCCGCCCGGATCGACTGGTGGGGCAACGCGACGTTCGCGGTCGGGCTGGTCGCGGTCCTGATGGGCATCACCTACGGCATCCAGCCCTACGGCGGCGAGGTGATGGGCTGGACCAGTCCCCTGGTCCTGACGCTGATCATCGGCGGGATCCTGGTCCTGGGCGTGTTCGCCCGGATCGAGCGCCGGGTCGCGGACCCGATGTTCCACATCGACCTGTTCCGGATCCGTGCGTTCACCGCGGGCAACGTCGCGAACCTGCTGGCCGCGCTCGGACGCGGCGGGCTGCAGTTCATCCTGATCATCTGGCTGCAGGGCATCTGGCTGCCCGAGCACGGTTACGCGTTCGAGTCGACGCCGCTGTGGGCCGGGATCTACATGGTGCCGCTGACGATCGGTTTCCTCGTCGCCGGACCGGTGTCCGGGGTGCTCTCGGACCGCTACGGGGCACGCGCGTTCGCCACGATCGGCATGGTCGTCGCGGCAGCGAGCTTCCTGGCCCTGCTGGCCGTGCCGGTGGACTTCGACTACCGACTGTTCGCCGGGATCCTGGCCGTGAACGGCCTGGCCATGGGCCTGTTCAGCTCGCCGAACCGTGCTGCGATCATGAACTCGCTGCCCGCGGACCAGCGCGGCGTCGGCGCCGGCATGACCTCGACGTTCCAGAACGCGGCGACGGTGCTCTCGATCGGCGTCTTCTTCTCGATGCTGATCCTGGGCCTGTCGACGTCGCTGCCGGAGACGATGTTCGCCGGGCTCACCGCGCAGGGCGTGCCGGCCGCGGCGGCGCAGCAGGTGGCGGACCTGCCGCCGGTCGGGACGCTGTTCGCGGCCCTGCTGGGCTACAACCCGATCGCCACCCTGCTCGGGCCGCAGGTGCTGGCCGGGCTCGGCCCGGCACAGGCGCAGTTCCTCACCGGACGGGAGTTCTTCCCGCAGCTGATCTCCGGCCCGTTCGCCGACGGCCTGACGTTCGCCCTCGGCTTCGCCGCGGTCGCCTGCCTGATCGCCGCGGTGTCGTCCCTGCTGCGCGGGGGCAGGTACCAGCACGAGGAGACCCCGGAGCCCACTCCCGCCCGCCCCGAGCCCGCCCGCACCTGA
- a CDS encoding VOC family protein, with the protein MAELNHTIVHSHDKRAGAAYLAEILDLKAPASFGPFLAVEVGGVTLDYAQFGGDVASQHYAFLVTDDEFDAAFARIVARGQTYWAGPGHQGENAINTHDGGRGLYFDDPSGHVMEILTVPYGG; encoded by the coding sequence ATGGCTGAGCTGAACCACACCATCGTCCACTCCCACGACAAGCGGGCCGGGGCGGCGTACCTCGCCGAGATCCTCGACCTGAAGGCCCCGGCCTCGTTCGGCCCGTTCCTCGCCGTCGAGGTCGGCGGCGTCACCCTCGACTACGCCCAGTTCGGCGGCGACGTCGCGAGCCAGCACTACGCGTTCCTGGTCACCGACGACGAGTTCGACGCCGCGTTCGCCCGGATCGTCGCCCGCGGCCAGACGTATTGGGCCGGCCCCGGCCACCAGGGCGAGAACGCGATCAACACCCACGACGGCGGCCGCGGGCTGTACTTCGACGACCCGTCCGGGCACGTGATGGAGATCCTCACGGTGCCCTACGGCGGCTGA
- the gndA gene encoding NADP-dependent phosphogluconate dehydrogenase, with amino-acid sequence MAEKSRIGVTGLAVMGANLARNMARRGFPVAVHNRTTSKTTEFMKDFGDEGPFTGAETLQEFVDALETPRKIVVMVKAGKPVDAVIDELAPLLDAGDIIIDAGNSHFPDTDRRTAYCAERNLRFMGIGVSGGEEGALLGPSIMPGGDVAAYSEVEEILTTIAAQVDGTPCCTHVGAGGAGHYVKMVHNGIEYADIQLIAEAYDLLTHVAGLSAPEIGKIFEEWNSGDLESFLCEITAKVLAKTDDTTGGPLVDVIADQAEQKGTGRWTAMNALELGVPLTGITEAVFARTLSSLADERQKASTTLGGPTPGGGENRDDLVEDIRQALYASKVVAYAQGFAQMRAASIEQGWDLDLGSMATIWRGGCIIRAQFLNRIRDAYAEHPDLDNLLMVPYFTEAVANAQDSWRRVVTTATEQGVAIPAFSSSLSYYDGYRRERGPANLIQGLRDFFGAHGYRRTDADGSFHTRWAQDGAEVRTGD; translated from the coding sequence ATGGCGGAGAAGAGCCGGATCGGCGTCACCGGGCTGGCGGTCATGGGGGCCAACCTGGCCCGCAACATGGCCCGCCGGGGGTTCCCGGTGGCCGTGCACAACCGCACCACCTCGAAGACCACCGAGTTCATGAAGGACTTCGGCGACGAGGGCCCGTTCACCGGCGCGGAGACGCTGCAGGAGTTCGTGGACGCCCTGGAGACGCCGCGCAAGATCGTCGTCATGGTCAAGGCCGGCAAGCCGGTCGACGCCGTCATCGACGAGCTCGCCCCGTTGCTGGACGCCGGCGACATCATCATCGACGCCGGGAACTCGCACTTCCCGGACACCGACCGTCGCACCGCCTACTGTGCCGAGCGCAACCTGCGCTTCATGGGCATCGGCGTCTCCGGTGGCGAGGAGGGCGCCCTGCTCGGGCCGAGCATCATGCCCGGCGGTGACGTGGCGGCGTACTCCGAGGTCGAGGAGATCCTGACCACGATCGCCGCGCAGGTCGACGGCACCCCGTGCTGCACGCACGTCGGCGCGGGCGGGGCCGGGCACTACGTCAAGATGGTGCACAACGGCATCGAGTACGCCGACATCCAGCTGATCGCCGAGGCCTACGACCTGCTCACGCACGTCGCCGGGCTCTCCGCGCCGGAGATCGGGAAGATCTTCGAGGAGTGGAACTCCGGGGACCTGGAGTCGTTCCTCTGCGAGATCACCGCCAAGGTGCTGGCCAAGACCGACGACACCACCGGCGGCCCGCTCGTCGACGTGATCGCCGACCAGGCCGAACAGAAGGGCACCGGCCGCTGGACGGCGATGAACGCGCTCGAGCTGGGCGTGCCGCTGACCGGCATCACCGAGGCCGTGTTCGCCCGGACCCTGTCCTCGCTGGCCGACGAGCGTCAGAAGGCGTCGACGACGCTGGGCGGCCCGACCCCGGGCGGTGGCGAGAACCGCGACGACCTGGTGGAGGACATCCGCCAGGCGCTCTACGCGTCGAAGGTCGTCGCCTACGCGCAGGGCTTCGCGCAGATGCGCGCCGCGTCGATCGAGCAGGGGTGGGATCTCGACCTGGGCTCGATGGCCACGATCTGGCGCGGTGGATGCATCATCCGGGCGCAGTTCCTGAACCGGATCCGCGACGCCTACGCCGAGCACCCGGACCTGGACAACCTGCTGATGGTCCCGTACTTCACCGAGGCCGTCGCGAACGCGCAGGACTCGTGGCGACGGGTGGTGACCACGGCGACCGAGCAGGGCGTCGCGATCCCGGCGTTCTCGTCGAGCCTGAGCTACTACGACGGCTACCGGCGCGAGCGCGGCCCGGCGAACCTGATCCAGGGCCTGCGCGACTTCTTCGGCGCGCACGGTTACCGCCGCACCGACGCCGACGGCTCGTTCCACACCCGCTGGGCGCAGGACGGTGCCGAGGTCCGTACCGGCGACTGA
- a CDS encoding phosphoglycerate mutase family protein, with amino-acid sequence MGHAGYEVVLLRHGQTVGYENDLGLTDLGEQQASERGKALAAELEPGTRVVLPHARSARATATAVVLRRELLAALGDASGVDVGTLYPEPWFDNLRISIEGESLDANVAMARRLRLPDGELPDWARELDRFDTDHRAIAAAGGPIEFWVSTPTTFFEPPNLTVHRLWAGITALAPDDADERRVALVATHSAPMRAFLNAVLGRDPGEPENLEDVRIRVAPDGAATVTYRGEQTAFTGPPPIPPWFDAAFLAAHGRP; translated from the coding sequence GTGGGTCACGCCGGGTACGAGGTCGTGCTGCTGCGGCACGGGCAGACCGTCGGCTACGAGAACGACCTGGGGCTGACCGACCTCGGCGAGCAGCAGGCGTCGGAGCGGGGCAAGGCGCTCGCCGCCGAGCTGGAGCCGGGAACGCGCGTCGTCCTGCCGCACGCGCGCAGTGCCCGGGCCACGGCCACGGCCGTCGTGCTGCGCCGGGAGCTCCTCGCCGCCCTGGGGGACGCGAGCGGGGTCGACGTCGGGACGCTGTACCCGGAGCCGTGGTTCGACAACCTGCGGATCAGCATCGAGGGCGAGTCCCTGGACGCGAACGTCGCGATGGCCCGGCGCCTGCGGCTGCCCGACGGCGAGCTGCCGGACTGGGCCCGTGAGCTGGACCGTTTCGACACCGACCACCGCGCGATCGCCGCGGCCGGCGGGCCGATCGAGTTCTGGGTCTCCACGCCGACGACGTTCTTCGAGCCGCCGAACCTGACCGTGCACCGGCTGTGGGCCGGCATCACCGCGCTCGCCCCGGACGACGCCGACGAGCGCCGCGTCGCGCTGGTCGCCACCCACTCCGCACCGATGCGGGCGTTCCTCAACGCCGTCCTGGGCCGGGATCCCGGGGAGCCGGAGAACCTGGAGGACGTCCGCATCCGCGTGGCCCCGGACGGCGCGGCGACCGTCACCTACCGCGGCGAGCAGACCGCCTTCACCGGTCCGCCCCCGATCCCCCCGTGGTTCGACGCCGCGTTCCTCGCCGCCCACGGCCGCCCCTGA
- a CDS encoding TSUP family transporter has protein sequence MISRDTAERTDGSRGLIAVIGVVGGVVGGLIGGGSGVLYVPALDRFTSMSRIRIHGTSTIAAIGVCGAGAAAYAVAGGALDLRIGAGMTVGGIIGGAIGPKLLARASETLLRVLLVVILLLTAAKFFVDALGIGLFTHAVVPPGLIENLWFVVPATVVVGVVIGAWAGAMGLGGGLLAVPALVLLFGVELHVAAGTSLLMFVPNSIVGGVVHLRQGTASSRWGWLLGLTAVPGVVVGALIGLALDAVVLGVVFGTFALAMAVREIVQLARGRH, from the coding sequence ATGATCAGTCGTGACACGGCGGAGCGGACCGACGGCTCGCGAGGCCTGATCGCGGTCATCGGCGTGGTCGGGGGCGTCGTCGGCGGGCTGATCGGGGGCGGCAGCGGGGTGCTCTACGTCCCCGCGCTGGACCGGTTCACGTCGATGTCGCGGATCCGCATCCACGGCACGTCCACGATCGCGGCCATCGGGGTCTGCGGGGCCGGCGCCGCGGCCTACGCCGTCGCCGGTGGCGCGCTGGACCTGCGCATCGGGGCCGGGATGACGGTCGGCGGGATCATCGGTGGCGCCATCGGGCCGAAGCTGCTGGCCCGGGCGTCGGAGACGCTGCTGCGGGTGCTGCTGGTGGTGATCCTGCTGCTCACCGCGGCCAAGTTCTTCGTCGACGCGCTCGGCATCGGGCTGTTCACCCACGCCGTCGTGCCGCCGGGCCTGATCGAGAACCTGTGGTTCGTCGTCCCCGCGACGGTCGTCGTCGGCGTCGTGATCGGTGCCTGGGCCGGAGCGATGGGACTGGGCGGTGGGCTGCTCGCGGTCCCGGCGCTGGTGCTGCTCTTCGGTGTCGAGCTGCACGTCGCGGCCGGGACGTCGTTGCTCATGTTCGTCCCGAACTCGATCGTGGGCGGCGTGGTCCACCTGCGTCAGGGCACCGCGTCGTCACGGTGGGGATGGCTGCTCGGCCTGACCGCGGTCCCCGGCGTCGTCGTCGGGGCGCTGATCGGTCTGGCGCTCGACGCCGTCGTGCTCGGCGTCGTGTTCGGGACGTTCGCGCTCGCGATGGCCGTCCGCGAGATCGTCCAGCTCGCCCGCGGGCGTCACTGA
- a CDS encoding undecaprenyl-diphosphate phosphatase codes for MSWLEVIVLGLLQGLTEFLPISSSAHLRIASGAFFGNDPGAAFTAVSQIGTEAAVIVYFARDIWRLVTAWVRGLLHRDARDDPDYRMAWLVIIGSVPIAVLGVLFKDQIETVARNLWLVATTLIVFGVLLGLAERFGRQEREITQITVKDGILLGLAQAMALIPGVSRSGGTITAGLALGLTRPAIVRYSFLLAIPSVFGAGLFQLPDIAAGDGPSPVQMVVAVVIAFVVGYAVIAWLLKFVENNTVYVFVAYRIALGVALLAALAIGAVSAT; via the coding sequence ATGAGCTGGCTCGAGGTGATCGTCCTCGGGCTCCTGCAGGGACTGACCGAGTTCCTGCCGATCTCGTCATCGGCGCACCTGCGGATCGCCTCCGGTGCGTTCTTCGGCAACGACCCGGGGGCCGCGTTCACCGCCGTCTCCCAGATCGGTACCGAGGCCGCGGTGATCGTCTACTTCGCGCGCGACATCTGGCGGCTGGTCACCGCCTGGGTCCGGGGTCTGCTGCACCGCGACGCCCGCGACGACCCCGACTACCGGATGGCCTGGCTGGTGATCATCGGTTCGGTGCCGATCGCGGTGCTCGGGGTGCTGTTCAAGGACCAGATCGAGACGGTCGCGCGGAACCTGTGGCTGGTCGCGACGACGTTGATCGTGTTCGGCGTGCTGCTCGGCCTGGCCGAGAGGTTCGGCCGCCAGGAGCGCGAGATCACACAGATCACGGTCAAGGACGGCATCCTGCTGGGCCTGGCCCAGGCGATGGCGCTGATCCCGGGCGTCTCCCGCTCCGGCGGCACGATCACGGCCGGCCTCGCGCTGGGGCTGACCCGTCCGGCGATCGTGCGCTACTCGTTCCTGCTGGCCATCCCGTCGGTGTTCGGCGCCGGTCTGTTCCAGCTCCCCGACATCGCTGCCGGCGACGGGCCGAGCCCGGTGCAGATGGTGGTCGCGGTCGTCATCGCGTTCGTCGTCGGCTACGCGGTGATCGCCTGGCTGCTGAAGTTCGTGGAGAACAACACCGTCTACGTGTTCGTCGCCTACCGGATCGCGCTCGGCGTCGCGCTGCTGGCCGCGCTGGCGATCGGGGCCGTCTCCGCGACCTGA
- a CDS encoding alpha/beta fold hydrolase, with the protein MDAFAPTRVELPGITLSVIDTGGTGPAVVLLHGWPDRASMWSHQIRGLAESGYRVIAPDLRGFGDSDRPEGVENYTFDKTSADVLGLADALGVDRFALAGHDWGASLGWALTIFSPRVTRYAAFSVGHTASFLGAGLEQRQLSWYMLWFQFPGVAESVLPADDWAFLRTWAHPDTSPDDPALARQIADLSRPGALTASLNWYRANLDPATFAGVAPPALPRIDRPVLGVWSSRDMALTEAQMTGSAEFVDGGFTYERIDGVGHWIPVEAPERTTELLLDFLAG; encoded by the coding sequence ATGGACGCGTTCGCACCGACCCGGGTGGAGCTGCCCGGCATCACCCTGTCCGTGATCGACACCGGGGGCACCGGACCGGCGGTGGTCCTGCTGCACGGCTGGCCGGACCGGGCGTCGATGTGGTCGCACCAGATCCGCGGCCTGGCCGAGTCCGGGTACCGGGTGATCGCGCCGGACCTGCGCGGCTTCGGCGACAGCGACCGTCCCGAGGGCGTCGAGAACTACACGTTCGACAAGACCTCGGCCGACGTCCTGGGCCTGGCCGACGCGCTCGGCGTCGACCGCTTCGCCCTCGCCGGGCACGACTGGGGCGCCTCCCTCGGATGGGCGCTGACGATCTTCTCGCCGCGGGTGACCCGCTACGCCGCGTTCTCGGTCGGGCACACCGCTTCGTTCCTGGGCGCCGGCCTGGAGCAGAGGCAGCTGTCCTGGTACATGCTCTGGTTCCAGTTCCCGGGCGTCGCCGAGTCGGTCCTGCCGGCCGACGACTGGGCGTTCCTGCGCACGTGGGCGCACCCGGACACGAGCCCCGACGACCCGGCGCTCGCCCGCCAGATCGCCGACCTGTCCCGACCGGGCGCGCTGACGGCGTCGCTGAACTGGTACCGCGCCAACCTCGACCCGGCCACGTTCGCCGGCGTCGCCCCGCCGGCGCTGCCGCGGATCGACCGTCCCGTCCTCGGGGTGTGGAGCAGCCGCGACATGGCGCTGACCGAGGCGCAGATGACCGGGTCGGCGGAGTTCGTCGACGGCGGGTTCACCTACGAGCGCATCGACGGCGTCGGGCACTGGATCCCGGTCGAGGCCCCGGAGCGCACCACCGAGCTGCTCCTGGACTTCCTCGCCGGCTAG
- a CDS encoding histidine phosphatase family protein, whose translation MTTLILLRHGRSTANVSGVLAGRTPGVELDEKGREQADKVVERLSDLPISEIVTSPMTRCRQTVAPLAAARGLEPVVDDDLAEVDYGTWTGQAIKDLLAEPLWKVVQGHPSAAVFPEGEGLAGMQARAVAAVRRQAKRIAAEHGENAIWVACSHGDVIKAVLADALATHLDNFQRIMVDTCSVSVVLYTELRPFVARVNEQSGDVASLIPPEPKPEDAENADGHKADGDTPAPSPSDAVIGGSTNA comes from the coding sequence GTGACCACGCTGATCCTGCTCCGGCACGGACGCTCGACGGCGAACGTCTCCGGTGTCCTCGCCGGACGGACCCCCGGTGTCGAGCTCGACGAGAAGGGCCGCGAACAGGCCGACAAGGTCGTCGAGCGGCTGTCCGACCTGCCGATCTCGGAGATCGTCACCTCGCCGATGACGCGCTGCCGTCAGACCGTCGCCCCGCTCGCGGCGGCACGCGGCCTGGAGCCGGTCGTCGACGACGACCTGGCCGAGGTCGACTACGGCACCTGGACCGGCCAGGCCATCAAGGACCTCCTCGCGGAGCCGCTCTGGAAGGTCGTGCAGGGGCACCCGTCGGCCGCGGTCTTCCCCGAGGGGGAGGGGCTGGCCGGGATGCAGGCCCGCGCCGTCGCGGCCGTCCGCCGTCAGGCCAAGCGGATCGCGGCCGAGCACGGCGAGAATGCGATCTGGGTCGCCTGCAGCCACGGGGACGTCATCAAGGCGGTCCTGGCCGACGCGCTGGCCACCCACCTGGACAACTTCCAGCGGATCATGGTCGACACCTGCTCGGTCAGCGTCGTGCTCTACACCGAGCTGCGCCCGTTCGTGGCCCGGGTCAACGAGCAGTCCGGCGACGTGGCGAGCCTGATCCCGCCGGAGCCCAAGCCGGAGGACGCCGAGAACGCCGACGGGCACAAGGCGGACGGCGACACCCCCGCCCCGTCGCCGTCGGACGCCGTCATCGGGGGCTCCACCAACGCCTGA
- a CDS encoding SCO1664 family protein translates to MSDLDLRDPAVHTVLANGRIDITGRLVDASNATLFGTVSADGVEMRCVYKPVRGERPLWDFPDGTLAGREVASYLISEASGLRVVPPTCLRDGPFGPGMVQAWVSAGDDTAISDPDDDDLDGDLDEDTITLAAASLVELCEPTDVPDGWLPVLRARDGGGAPVVLVHANDPQLRRMALFDVVVNNADRKGGHVLVGGDERVYGVDHGLTLHTEDKLRTVLWGWVGDELRQDLIEPLKTLRRKLSGDFGDEIGEHVTRREVAALRSRIDRLIDEPRFPEPNGYGPAIPWPAF, encoded by the coding sequence TTGAGCGATCTCGACCTTCGCGACCCCGCCGTGCACACCGTGCTCGCCAACGGCCGGATCGACATCACCGGGCGTCTCGTCGACGCCTCCAACGCGACCCTGTTCGGCACCGTGAGTGCCGACGGGGTGGAGATGCGCTGCGTCTACAAGCCGGTCCGCGGCGAACGCCCGCTCTGGGACTTCCCGGACGGCACCCTGGCCGGACGCGAGGTGGCCAGCTACCTGATCTCCGAGGCGTCCGGGCTGCGTGTCGTGCCACCGACATGTCTGCGCGACGGGCCGTTCGGCCCCGGCATGGTGCAGGCCTGGGTCTCCGCCGGTGACGACACCGCGATCAGCGACCCGGACGACGACGACCTCGACGGCGACCTCGACGAGGACACGATCACGCTGGCCGCGGCGTCGCTGGTCGAGCTGTGCGAGCCGACCGACGTGCCCGACGGCTGGCTGCCGGTGCTGCGCGCCCGCGACGGTGGCGGCGCGCCGGTCGTCCTGGTGCACGCGAACGACCCCCAGCTGCGCCGGATGGCGCTGTTCGACGTCGTGGTGAACAACGCCGACCGCAAGGGCGGGCACGTCCTGGTCGGCGGCGACGAGCGCGTCTACGGCGTCGACCACGGCCTGACCCTGCACACCGAGGACAAGCTGCGCACGGTGCTGTGGGGCTGGGTCGGCGACGAGCTGCGCCAGGACCTGATCGAGCCGTTGAAGACGCTGCGCCGCAAGCTGTCCGGCGACTTCGGCGACGAGATCGGCGAGCACGTGACCCGGCGCGAGGTCGCGGCCCTGCGCTCGCGGATCGACCGTCTGATCGACGAGCCGCGGTTCCCGGAGCCGAACGGGTACGGGCCCGCGATCCCGTGGCCGGCGTTCTGA
- a CDS encoding DUF3090 domain-containing protein produces the protein MSRVIHVFRQPDRFVAGTVGEPGDRSFYLQAMESARTISVLLEKQQVSVLAERITALLGEVGKRFGSDVAAEPSAGESDSDPLAVPLEEEFRVGTMGLGWDADSSSIVVELLAVSEEEIDESVVLDDTDEGPDALRVFLSPSAARAFADRAEKVVSAGRAPCPLCAEPLDPEGHVCVRLNGYHERNPVTEAE, from the coding sequence ATGTCACGCGTCATCCACGTCTTCCGCCAGCCCGACCGTTTCGTGGCCGGGACCGTCGGCGAGCCCGGCGACCGCTCCTTCTACCTGCAGGCGATGGAGAGCGCCCGGACGATCAGCGTCCTGCTGGAGAAACAGCAGGTCTCGGTCCTCGCGGAACGCATCACGGCGCTGCTCGGCGAGGTCGGCAAGCGTTTCGGGTCCGATGTGGCCGCGGAGCCGTCGGCCGGCGAGTCCGACTCGGACCCGCTGGCGGTGCCGCTGGAGGAGGAGTTCCGGGTCGGCACGATGGGTCTGGGCTGGGACGCGGACTCGAGTTCGATCGTCGTGGAGCTGCTCGCGGTGAGCGAGGAGGAGATCGACGAGTCGGTCGTCCTCGACGACACCGACGAGGGTCCGGACGCGCTGCGGGTGTTCCTGTCCCCGTCGGCGGCGCGGGCGTTTGCCGACCGCGCGGAGAAGGTCGTCTCCGCCGGACGCGCGCCGTGCCCCTTGTGCGCGGAGCCGCTGGACCCGGAGGGCCACGTCTGCGTGCGCCTCAACGGCTACCACGAGCGCAACCCCGTGACCGAGGCCGAATGA